The following are from one region of the Primulina eburnea isolate SZY01 chromosome 17, ASM2296580v1, whole genome shotgun sequence genome:
- the LOC140817978 gene encoding uncharacterized protein — protein sequence MNVIFKDAFVQMDLQGFQLETVETALFGFADHVVYPEGEIILPLNLGSQDLKKTVMTTFTMVDSPSSHNIILGRPAMNELKAVASTYHQKIKFPVGGRVGEVWEDQPSSRKFYVETVRVDQSKAKKEGKKARIEEIGGRVVEKGDVHFVAEEEQEIELTRISPLILEHQLNILPGSHPVKQKKRHFGPEKDKVIDEHVRDLLKADHIRKIQFPTWLSNVVLVPKSTGKWRMCVDFRDLNKAFPKEHYPLPHIDQLVDSTSGFELLSFMDAYQGYHQIPMVKNDQDKAIFITSGGSFVTL from the exons ATGAATGTTATCTTTAAGGATGCCTTTGTGCAGATGGATTTGCAAGGATTTCAGCTGGAAACCGTGGAGACTGCACTCTTTGGCTTTGCTGACCATGTGGTTTATCCGGAAGGGGAGATTATCTTGCCATTGAATTTGGGCTCCCAGGATCTTAAAAAGACAGTGATGACAACTTTCACTATGGTGGATTCCCCATCATCACATAACATCATATTGGGACGGCCGGCCATGAATGAACTAAAGGCCGTAGCATCTACTTATCATCAAAAGATCAAGTTCCCTGTGGGAGGCCGAGTAGGTGAGGTCTGGGAAGATCAACCTTCTTCTCGAAAATTTTATGTAGAGACAGTTCGGGTTGACCAGAGTAAAGCCAAGAAAGAGGGGAAGAAGGCAAGAATTGAGGAGATAGGAGGGAGAGTAGTGGAGAAGGGAGATGTGCATTTTGTGGCTGAGGAAGAGCAAGAAATT GAGTTGACAAGGATCTCACCCCTGATATTGGAGCATCAATTAAATATTCTCCCGGGGTCTCACCCGGTAAAGCAAAAGAAGAGACACTTTGGTCCTGAAAAGGACAAAGTTATTGATGAACATGTGAGAGATCTACTGAAGGCCGACCACATTCGGAAAATTCAATTTCCTACCTGGCTCTCGAATGTGGTGTTGGTTCCAAAATCTACCGGGAAGTGGAGAATGTGTGTAGATTTCCGGGACCTCAATAAAGCTTTCCCCAAAGAACATTATCCATTGCCACATATTGATCAATTGGTAGACTCCACATCGGGCTTTGAACTGCTGAGTTTCATGGACGCTTACCAGGGGTATCATCAAATCCCCATGGTCAAGAATGATCAAGATAAGGCCATCTTCATCACCTCGGGAGGTAGTTTTGTTACGTTGTAA